In Thermotomaculum hydrothermale, a single genomic region encodes these proteins:
- a CDS encoding HAD family hydrolase, giving the protein MLNFSDSHLEYPCSTRDTKSNKKQFEVVLIDADDTLWENYFYFEQARNTFLNFMEKQGFDRENVNYYLNHFDTKRLEEIGFGSNGFKKAMEFTLSQFYNESKKEIGTTELKLLEKIKTFIYNQPSIPYPGVKETLEYLKRKYKLILLTKGEEKEQLNKVERSGLSRFFNSSIVLNDKKEEHYRELIVSLKLNPEKTVMVGNSPKSDINPAVKAGMYGILIQRETQWEYEEEELIDSDRIIIIRSFKELKNVL; this is encoded by the coding sequence ATGTTAAATTTTTCAGACTCCCATTTGGAATATCCCTGCTCCACAAGGGATACAAAAAGTAATAAAAAACAGTTTGAGGTTGTTTTAATCGATGCAGACGATACTTTATGGGAGAACTATTTTTACTTTGAGCAGGCAAGAAACACATTTCTTAATTTTATGGAAAAACAGGGCTTTGACAGAGAAAACGTAAACTATTACCTTAACCATTTTGATACAAAGAGACTTGAAGAAATAGGATTTGGAAGCAACGGGTTTAAAAAAGCAATGGAATTTACATTAAGTCAATTCTATAACGAATCTAAAAAGGAAATAGGCACCACAGAGCTTAAGTTACTTGAAAAAATAAAAACCTTTATTTACAACCAGCCTTCAATCCCCTATCCCGGGGTTAAAGAAACACTTGAATACTTAAAAAGGAAATACAAACTAATACTTTTGACAAAAGGAGAAGAAAAAGAGCAATTAAACAAGGTTGAACGCTCAGGATTATCAAGGTTTTTCAACTCATCAATAGTTTTAAATGACAAAAAAGAAGAGCATTACAGAGAGTTAATTGTAAGCTTAAAACTTAATCCAGAAAAAACAGTTATGGTTGGAAACTCCCCAAAATCAGATATAAACCCGGCTGTAAAGGCCGGAATGTACGGAATTTTAATTCAGAGAGAAACCCAATGGGAATACGAGGAAGAAGAGCTAATAGACTCAGATAGAATTATCATTATCCGCTCTTTTAAAGAATTAAAAAATGTTTTATGA
- a CDS encoding MATE family efflux transporter gives MNKKIFSENITKTIFSLYIPIFATMMLQSLYGIIDTIFVGKLGANSLAAVGQSNTILMFVFAFMSSVSIGSTSLIARQLGANKKNDANKTVNQSLILGSMLSLIFFFPLFFLTKPLLTSINTNIEILPQADIYLKISAFSLIFVFFNFMINSLLRGAGYVKPSFFLMAVSNIINVFLDYAMIFGHYGFPFLGVKGAAYATLIARAIGSVMGILILLSKKYGITFHKSFLPDFRIMRQILEVGFVASIMGISRTVSSLIFIALVATLGTKVLAALHAGMYAESISLFSSFAYSSVATTIVGHYLGAKRFEKIKEINRKLLTYASITGLFFGFLFFLFADKIALLFTKDTEVILYMTKMLKTISFSEVFLAMAFVFVGIYYAAGYMAVPLKANIISFWLVRLGFAYTFIKFYPEKPELIFVTIALLNIVYSLIMYANYRTENYLIYYKNV, from the coding sequence ATGAATAAAAAAATTTTCTCTGAAAACATAACAAAAACTATTTTTTCACTCTATATCCCTATTTTTGCCACAATGATGCTTCAATCCCTCTACGGGATTATAGACACCATATTTGTAGGGAAATTAGGGGCAAATTCCCTTGCAGCAGTTGGACAGTCAAACACAATTTTAATGTTTGTTTTTGCCTTTATGTCCTCTGTTTCAATAGGCTCAACATCTTTAATTGCAAGGCAATTAGGAGCGAACAAAAAAAATGACGCAAATAAAACGGTAAACCAATCTCTAATTTTAGGATCCATGCTCTCTTTAATTTTCTTTTTCCCTTTATTTTTTCTAACAAAACCTCTTTTAACCTCAATTAATACAAACATAGAAATTCTTCCTCAGGCGGATATTTATTTAAAAATAAGTGCCTTCTCCCTTATTTTTGTTTTTTTTAACTTTATGATTAACTCCCTTTTAAGGGGAGCAGGATATGTAAAACCTTCATTTTTTTTAATGGCTGTAAGCAATATAATAAATGTTTTTTTAGACTATGCAATGATTTTCGGGCATTACGGATTCCCTTTTTTAGGGGTAAAGGGGGCTGCTTACGCAACCTTAATTGCAAGAGCAATAGGCAGTGTTATGGGAATTTTAATACTGCTATCAAAAAAGTATGGTATTACCTTTCACAAAAGCTTTCTACCGGATTTCAGGATAATGAGACAGATACTTGAAGTAGGCTTTGTGGCTTCCATAATGGGGATTAGCAGGACGGTTTCATCATTAATCTTTATTGCACTTGTGGCAACCTTAGGGACAAAGGTTTTAGCCGCATTGCACGCTGGTATGTATGCTGAATCTATCTCACTCTTCTCTTCATTTGCATATTCAAGTGTAGCAACAACAATTGTCGGGCATTATTTAGGTGCTAAAAGGTTTGAAAAAATAAAAGAGATAAACAGAAAACTGCTAACATATGCGTCTATTACTGGATTATTTTTCGGTTTTTTATTCTTTCTCTTTGCTGACAAAATAGCGCTTTTATTTACTAAAGATACTGAAGTTATTCTTTACATGACCAAAATGCTTAAAACAATCTCTTTCTCAGAAGTTTTTCTTGCAATGGCATTTGTTTTTGTCGGTATTTACTATGCTGCAGGCTACATGGCTGTGCCTTTAAAAGCAAATATAATTTCATTCTGGCTTGTACGCCTCGGCTTTGCATACACCTTTATTAAATTCTATCCAGAAAAACCTGAACTAATTTTTGTTACAATTGCTTTGTTAAACATTGTTTACTCGCTTATAATGTATGCAAATTATAGAACTGAAAATTACCTAATCTACTATAAAAATGTTTAA
- a CDS encoding inositol monophosphatase family protein, producing the protein MNERILLLKELGRIASHILLNYYGKIEDYQFKGSVDILTEADKECEKTIIETILSRFPKDSILAEESGETGNKLKSEFLWVIDPLDGTTNFAHGYPFFAFSCALQKDNETIAALVEIPFLKETFFAKKGEGAYLNEKKIRVSKVSELKKSLLVTGLPYFRAKVVDNLLEKMKKAVLNGQGLRRGGAAAVDLCYIACGRLDGYFEIGLKPWDTAAGVLIVEEAGGKVTDYSGNEFSIYGNEIVATNSLIHNELIEKVLK; encoded by the coding sequence ATGAATGAGAGAATACTACTTTTAAAAGAACTTGGAAGGATTGCGTCACACATTCTTTTAAACTATTACGGAAAGATTGAAGACTACCAATTTAAGGGAAGTGTTGATATTTTAACTGAAGCAGACAAAGAATGCGAAAAAACAATTATTGAAACCATATTAAGCAGGTTTCCAAAAGACTCTATTCTTGCCGAAGAATCAGGAGAAACTGGGAACAAATTGAAATCTGAATTTTTATGGGTTATTGACCCATTGGATGGTACAACAAACTTTGCCCATGGATATCCCTTCTTTGCATTCTCCTGTGCTTTGCAAAAAGACAATGAAACAATAGCCGCTCTGGTGGAAATCCCCTTTCTCAAAGAAACTTTTTTTGCAAAAAAAGGAGAGGGGGCTTACCTAAACGAGAAAAAAATCAGGGTCTCAAAGGTAAGCGAATTAAAAAAATCCCTTTTAGTAACAGGTCTTCCCTATTTCAGGGCAAAGGTTGTTGACAATTTGCTTGAAAAAATGAAAAAGGCTGTTTTAAATGGACAGGGTTTGAGAAGAGGAGGCGCGGCAGCAGTTGACTTATGCTATATTGCCTGCGGAAGGCTTGACGGATACTTTGAGATAGGACTAAAACCGTGGGATACTGCGGCAGGAGTTTTAATAGTGGAAGAAGCAGGGGGTAAAGTTACTGATTACTCTGGAAACGAATTTTCTATTTACGGGAATGAGATTGTGGCAACAAATTCATTGATACATAATGAGTTGATTGAAAAAGTTCTTAAATAA
- a CDS encoding ABC transporter substrate-binding protein, with protein sequence MKKLLVAIISIGMLIAVMSTTACKKDKVVRIGAIVPLSGVLAPIGKDIKCAIEIAKIHLNAEGGIKGKKVEVFYEDSMGIPEKGKEAYKKLVKENHVSVVVGPCASEVALAVAPLAEKYKVPFVSPTASTPRLTQKGNDYTFRVYPSDTIEAKKLADVMFNKMLIRSIVVVAVKNEYGYGVSNEILRIARNTADMDVKDVIRYSPDAIYDDFVAIAKKIKELDPEAVVMCSYPDDAKMLLKALDEEKVKAYKFASSSIGRPSFIKEMGDFAVGLVYAKAQFDPKSTREDVKRFVKDFIDRCGHEPDVYAAHAYDALKIAAYANEKSPRSDDVLRRLQQTKGYKGIAGDVTFDRFGDVVKFPKIFVVRKDKDGNIFSTIITDEDINKVKDSILNKK encoded by the coding sequence ATGAAAAAATTACTTGTGGCAATAATTTCAATAGGTATGTTAATTGCGGTAATGTCCACAACAGCCTGTAAAAAGGATAAGGTTGTAAGAATTGGAGCAATTGTTCCTCTTTCAGGTGTTCTTGCTCCTATTGGTAAAGATATTAAATGTGCTATTGAAATAGCAAAGATTCATTTAAATGCGGAAGGTGGAATTAAAGGTAAAAAAGTAGAGGTATTTTACGAAGATTCAATGGGTATTCCTGAAAAGGGAAAAGAGGCATATAAAAAACTTGTTAAAGAGAATCATGTTAGTGTCGTTGTAGGACCATGTGCAAGTGAAGTAGCTTTAGCAGTTGCTCCTCTCGCTGAAAAGTATAAGGTTCCTTTTGTATCACCAACTGCTTCAACTCCAAGGCTTACTCAAAAGGGTAACGATTATACTTTCAGGGTATACCCTTCTGATACAATTGAGGCCAAAAAGTTAGCTGATGTAATGTTTAATAAAATGCTTATCAGGTCAATTGTTGTAGTTGCAGTAAAAAATGAATACGGCTATGGAGTTTCAAACGAGATTTTAAGAATTGCAAGAAATACTGCCGATATGGATGTTAAAGATGTTATCAGGTATTCACCTGATGCTATTTACGATGACTTTGTTGCTATTGCCAAAAAGATAAAAGAATTGGATCCTGAAGCGGTCGTTATGTGCTCATATCCTGACGATGCGAAAATGCTTTTGAAGGCATTAGATGAAGAAAAGGTTAAAGCGTACAAATTTGCTTCTTCCTCTATTGGAAGGCCATCTTTTATAAAAGAGATGGGCGATTTCGCAGTTGGGCTTGTCTACGCAAAGGCTCAATTTGACCCGAAAAGCACAAGGGAAGATGTAAAAAGGTTTGTAAAAGATTTTATTGATAGGTGTGGACATGAGCCTGATGTATATGCTGCACACGCTTATGATGCTTTAAAGATTGCAGCATATGCTAATGAAAAATCACCAAGGTCTGACGATGTTTTGAGAAGGCTTCAGCAGACAAAAGGGTATAAAGGTATTGCTGGCGATGTAACATTTGACAGGTTTGGCGATGTTGTTAAATTCCCGAAAATTTTCGTTGTAAGAAAAGACAAAGATGGAAATATCTTCAGCACAATAATTACAGACGAAGACATTAACAAGGTTAAAGATTCAATTTTAAATAAGAAGTAA
- a CDS encoding FAD-dependent oxidoreductase: MGNRYVVIGGIAAGMSAASRIKKVDKGAEVIVLEKGEFISYGACSMPYYIANPDGDYKDLIVLTVDDARDKRGIDVRTNHLVLGISPNEKRVFYKELISGKEKSINYDRLVIATGASPVKPPIPGIDNENVFSLRTLNDGVAIKKFIEEKKPKKAVIIGAGYIGLEMAESFKESGLDVTIVEMLEKPMPNYNGEIINSILKTLEGNGVKAYFNTTVERIDNDRVITTSGEFEADIVLLATGVKPNSKLAKDAGIELGVNGAIAVDSKMETSISGIFAAGDCAESIHRITNRKTYVPLGTVANKQGRVAGLNAARELARFPGVIKSAEFKLFDKEVASCGLTLNDALNEGFDPVEIVITASSAAHGYKYKYPIQVAMIGDKKTGKLLGCQMIGKTGVAHRINIVATAIFNGNTVKEFSMFDLAYAPPFSPVWDPVLVAANVLSGKLK, from the coding sequence ATGGGCAATAGGTATGTTGTTATCGGTGGTATTGCGGCGGGAATGAGTGCCGCAAGCAGAATTAAAAAGGTAGACAAAGGTGCGGAGGTAATTGTTCTTGAAAAAGGGGAATTCATTTCTTACGGTGCCTGCAGTATGCCATACTATATTGCAAATCCTGATGGGGATTACAAAGACTTAATTGTGCTTACAGTTGATGATGCAAGAGACAAAAGAGGCATTGATGTAAGAACTAATCACCTTGTTTTAGGGATATCCCCAAATGAAAAAAGAGTTTTTTACAAAGAGTTAATAAGTGGAAAAGAAAAATCTATTAACTACGATAGGCTTGTTATAGCAACAGGCGCATCACCTGTTAAACCTCCAATCCCGGGAATTGATAATGAAAATGTTTTTTCTTTAAGAACATTAAACGATGGGGTTGCTATTAAAAAATTTATAGAGGAAAAAAAGCCTAAAAAAGCGGTTATTATAGGCGCTGGATATATAGGGCTTGAAATGGCTGAGAGTTTCAAAGAATCAGGGCTTGATGTTACAATTGTTGAAATGCTTGAAAAACCAATGCCAAATTACAATGGAGAGATTATTAACTCTATTTTAAAAACCCTTGAGGGAAACGGTGTTAAGGCATATTTTAATACAACTGTTGAAAGGATTGACAATGACAGGGTTATAACCACTTCAGGTGAATTTGAGGCAGATATTGTTTTGCTTGCAACTGGAGTAAAGCCAAATAGTAAGCTTGCTAAAGATGCTGGCATTGAGCTTGGAGTAAATGGGGCAATTGCTGTTGATAGTAAAATGGAAACCTCAATATCCGGGATTTTTGCTGCTGGTGATTGTGCTGAAAGTATTCACAGGATTACAAACAGAAAGACCTATGTGCCTCTTGGGACAGTGGCCAACAAGCAAGGAAGAGTTGCTGGTTTAAATGCGGCAAGGGAACTTGCGAGGTTCCCGGGGGTAATAAAAAGTGCAGAATTTAAACTCTTTGATAAAGAGGTTGCAAGCTGTGGATTAACATTAAACGATGCTTTAAATGAAGGATTTGACCCAGTTGAAATTGTTATTACTGCTTCCTCTGCTGCCCATGGATACAAATACAAATACCCTATACAGGTTGCAATGATTGGGGACAAGAAAACAGGGAAATTATTAGGCTGTCAAATGATTGGCAAAACAGGAGTTGCCCACAGGATAAATATTGTTGCAACAGCAATTTTCAACGGAAATACGGTTAAGGAATTTTCTATGTTTGACCTTGCCTATGCGCCGCCTTTTTCACCTGTATGGGATCCAGTGCTTGTTGCAGCAAATGTTTTGTCAGGGAAGTTAAAGTAG
- a CDS encoding ATP-dependent DNA helicase: protein MREFFSQNGLLAKFLDGFSERESQILMAEKVANAIDECKPLVIEAPTGVGKTFAYLLPIFQKEKKAIISTATIVLQHQLFEKDIPFTAQLFNRDYKVEILKGRQNYLCLLRFFNEKNKPGSNREKHLYNTISSWIEYTEKGDFSEIEGLSLSDISIRKINADKNFCTGRKCPHYKECYFYRARKRAVDADIVLVNHHLFVSDLAVKSSDFGSILPLADVVVIDEAHKFETIASIQFGETFSLRMLTIFFNQLPSELRLKYVKNFEYLQNKENLELENIQTARIDKKQKKYFYKLKETMGFLKEDLKLIDEDDFDLKTNLIKRADRFIVFVELIDNPDFVSFYEYEDKSVVFKNIPLNVSDKLSNLFSVYYPCVIFTSATLAVNNSLDFFKKSVGVEYAESFVLPSVFNYKENTLLYVPLDIPFVDEPDFVEKSVEEIYDILKRIKGKTFLLCTSLKNVKLFANALRNKVDLNILVQGEDSNSFLIERFRESQNSVLIGSFSFWEGIDIKGEDLSCVIIDRLPFNRPDDPVFSEKSSRIKNSFKDYAIPLSVLQLKQGMGRLIRDEKDKGIFIILDKRIQKKWYGKFFLKSLFNFEVVNDKERVFDFIDKKLINL, encoded by the coding sequence ATGAGAGAGTTTTTCAGTCAAAACGGCCTTCTTGCTAAGTTTTTAGATGGATTCTCAGAGAGAGAGTCTCAAATTCTAATGGCCGAGAAGGTGGCCAATGCCATTGATGAATGCAAACCTCTTGTTATTGAAGCGCCTACAGGAGTTGGGAAAACATTTGCCTATCTATTGCCTATTTTTCAAAAAGAGAAGAAAGCGATTATATCAACAGCTACCATTGTTTTACAGCATCAATTATTTGAAAAAGATATTCCATTTACTGCACAGTTGTTTAACAGGGATTATAAGGTTGAAATACTTAAAGGAAGGCAGAATTACCTCTGTTTGCTTAGATTTTTCAACGAAAAAAATAAACCTGGTTCAAACAGAGAGAAACACTTATACAACACAATTTCAAGCTGGATTGAATACACAGAGAAAGGTGATTTTTCTGAAATTGAAGGGCTTTCTCTTTCAGACATTTCAATTAGAAAGATTAATGCTGATAAAAATTTTTGTACAGGGAGAAAGTGTCCTCATTACAAAGAATGCTATTTTTATAGAGCAAGAAAAAGGGCTGTTGATGCTGATATTGTACTTGTTAACCATCATCTTTTTGTTTCAGATTTAGCAGTTAAATCCTCTGATTTTGGAAGCATTCTCCCTCTTGCAGATGTTGTGGTTATAGATGAGGCCCATAAATTTGAAACTATTGCTTCAATTCAGTTTGGAGAAACTTTTTCCTTGAGGATGCTTACTATATTTTTTAATCAGCTTCCATCAGAGTTAAGGTTAAAGTATGTTAAGAATTTTGAGTACCTTCAAAACAAAGAAAATCTCGAACTTGAAAATATTCAGACAGCAAGGATTGACAAAAAACAGAAAAAGTATTTTTACAAGTTGAAAGAAACCATGGGTTTTTTAAAAGAGGATTTGAAATTAATAGATGAAGATGATTTTGATTTAAAGACTAATTTAATAAAAAGGGCAGATAGGTTTATAGTTTTTGTTGAGCTTATAGATAATCCAGATTTTGTTTCATTCTATGAATACGAAGATAAAAGCGTTGTTTTTAAGAATATCCCTTTAAATGTATCTGACAAACTTTCTAATCTTTTTAGTGTCTATTATCCCTGTGTAATTTTTACTTCTGCAACTCTGGCTGTTAACAATTCCCTTGATTTTTTTAAGAAAAGCGTTGGAGTTGAGTATGCAGAAAGCTTTGTTTTACCCTCTGTCTTTAATTACAAAGAGAATACTTTGTTATATGTTCCATTGGATATTCCCTTTGTTGATGAACCTGATTTTGTAGAAAAGTCTGTTGAAGAAATTTATGATATTTTAAAAAGAATAAAGGGAAAAACCTTTTTGCTTTGTACAAGCTTGAAAAATGTAAAACTATTTGCCAATGCTTTAAGAAACAAAGTTGATTTAAACATACTTGTACAGGGTGAAGACAGCAATTCTTTTTTAATAGAAAGGTTTAGAGAAAGTCAAAACTCAGTCTTAATTGGTAGCTTTTCTTTCTGGGAGGGGATTGATATAAAGGGGGAGGATTTATCCTGTGTTATTATTGATAGACTCCCCTTTAACAGACCTGATGACCCTGTTTTTAGTGAAAAATCATCAAGGATTAAAAATTCTTTTAAGGATTATGCAATACCTCTTTCAGTTTTACAGTTAAAACAGGGTATGGGTAGGCTTATACGGGATGAAAAAGATAAAGGGATTTTTATAATTTTAGACAAAAGAATTCAGAAAAAATGGTACGGAAAATTCTTTTTAAAAAGTTTATTTAATTTTGAGGTTGTAAATGATAAAGAGAGAGTTTTTGATTTTATTGACAAAAAACTAATAAACCTTTAA
- a CDS encoding redox-sensing transcriptional repressor Rex, producing MNEKELKKYCSCVSEVVARRLTLYLRCFIQLKEEGYEFVSSKELAERFNLNSDLIRKDFSYFGTFGKRGVGYNVDEIIEKIKMILGLQRVYNVAIAGAGNLGKALAHYPKFNEGSFRIVAMFDSNARKVGRTYGENNIPIFHVKELPEKVKELKVDMGIIAVPARAAQQVADAFVKAGVKGLMNFAPARISVPNNVKTVCADFRALLEMLAYYVSNLKDSE from the coding sequence ATGAATGAAAAGGAATTGAAAAAATATTGTTCCTGTGTCTCAGAGGTTGTTGCAAGAAGGCTAACACTTTATTTGAGGTGCTTTATTCAATTAAAAGAGGAAGGGTACGAATTTGTTTCCTCAAAGGAGTTGGCAGAGAGGTTTAATTTAAATTCTGATTTAATAAGAAAGGATTTTTCATACTTTGGCACATTCGGGAAAAGGGGTGTTGGCTATAATGTTGATGAGATAATTGAAAAGATAAAAATGATTTTAGGCCTTCAGAGGGTTTATAATGTGGCAATTGCTGGAGCTGGTAATTTAGGAAAAGCTCTTGCTCATTACCCAAAATTCAATGAGGGCTCATTCAGGATTGTTGCAATGTTTGACAGCAACGCAAGGAAGGTGGGGAGAACCTACGGGGAAAACAATATCCCTATTTTCCATGTTAAAGAATTGCCTGAAAAAGTAAAAGAATTAAAGGTTGATATGGGAATTATAGCCGTTCCTGCGAGGGCGGCTCAACAGGTTGCAGATGCATTTGTAAAAGCAGGGGTAAAGGGTTTAATGAATTTTGCCCCTGCAAGGATTTCTGTTCCCAACAATGTGAAAACAGTATGTGCCGATTTCAGGGCATTGCTTGAAATGTTAGCATATTATGTCTCAAATCTTAAAGATAGTGAATGA
- a CDS encoding NADH-quinone oxidoreductase subunit N, whose translation MNITINYYMLMPFLILTGGIIVLSFMGVLNEKIKHYSGVIASLFLFADLYYFVKLLPQLTYRSLDYMNGMVFYNAFNIYLSILVLVCGIASFVLAEGFFNKEEFKHPEFYAIALATICGLLVMVNTNNLINIFVGLELTSIPLYATVAYFRYKEPSVEGALKYFILGSIASGFFLFGIAVIYGATGSVVLKDIMIVKKGDELFKLGLLFLMVGIGFKASAAPFHMWTPDAYEGAPTPVTAFMSIAPKAVAIVILVKILYIAFPDMFILWEKAIFVIAILTVLIGNLGALVQNSVKRMLAYSSIAHAGYLLMAIVAFSIEGISAILFYLAGYLLINIGAFGSLSLLKIGDNDYVEYNHLRGLGYKYPLFGVLLSVFMFSLAGIPATIGFVGKFYIFKSLIVKEQYILALIGILGSLISVYYYLKVVVFMYMKENPEERNFEFSFLTLSLLVVCAVGVIYFGLFPQAINKLAILASKVLI comes from the coding sequence ATGAATATAACCATAAATTACTATATGCTAATGCCCTTTTTGATTCTTACAGGGGGGATAATCGTTCTCTCTTTTATGGGTGTTTTAAATGAGAAGATAAAGCATTACTCAGGGGTTATTGCATCGTTGTTTTTGTTTGCTGATTTATATTACTTTGTTAAGTTATTGCCTCAATTAACATATAGAAGTCTTGATTATATGAACGGTATGGTTTTTTACAACGCTTTTAATATTTACCTCTCAATCCTTGTGCTTGTCTGCGGGATTGCATCATTTGTCCTGGCAGAAGGGTTTTTTAACAAGGAAGAATTCAAGCATCCAGAATTTTACGCAATTGCCCTTGCTACAATTTGCGGTTTGCTTGTGATGGTTAATACAAACAACCTTATAAACATTTTTGTTGGCCTTGAGTTAACCTCAATTCCACTCTATGCAACTGTTGCTTATTTTAGATACAAAGAACCGTCTGTTGAGGGTGCTTTAAAGTATTTTATTTTAGGTTCAATTGCTTCTGGCTTTTTCCTCTTTGGAATTGCTGTAATCTATGGTGCAACTGGAAGTGTTGTTTTAAAAGATATAATGATTGTTAAAAAGGGAGATGAACTCTTTAAATTGGGGCTTTTATTTTTAATGGTTGGTATTGGCTTTAAAGCGTCGGCAGCGCCATTCCACATGTGGACTCCAGATGCTTACGAAGGTGCTCCAACACCTGTAACAGCATTTATGTCAATTGCACCAAAGGCTGTTGCAATTGTTATCCTTGTAAAAATCCTTTATATTGCCTTTCCGGATATGTTTATTTTGTGGGAAAAGGCAATTTTTGTAATAGCAATTTTAACTGTTTTAATAGGTAATTTAGGAGCTCTGGTACAAAATTCTGTAAAGAGAATGCTTGCTTACTCTTCAATTGCCCATGCTGGATACCTTTTAATGGCAATTGTTGCATTCTCAATTGAGGGGATTTCAGCAATACTGTTTTATCTTGCTGGGTACCTGCTTATAAATATAGGTGCTTTCGGCAGCCTTTCCCTTTTGAAAATTGGGGATAATGACTATGTTGAATACAATCATTTAAGGGGATTAGGCTATAAATATCCGCTGTTTGGAGTTCTTTTAAGTGTTTTTATGTTTTCTCTTGCTGGAATTCCAGCAACCATAGGATTTGTTGGAAAGTTTTATATATTTAAATCCCTTATTGTAAAAGAGCAGTATATCCTTGCATTAATCGGTATTTTAGGGTCACTTATTTCTGTTTATTACTATTTAAAAGTTGTTGTTTTTATGTATATGAAGGAAAATCCGGAGGAAAGGAATTTTGAATTTAGTTTTTTAACTTTGTCATTGTTAGTTGTTTGTGCTGTAGGGGTAATCTATTTTGGACTGTTCCCTCAGGCAATTAACAAGTTAGCAATTCTTGCTTCAAAGGTGCTTATATGA